A region from the Cryptosporangium arvum DSM 44712 genome encodes:
- a CDS encoding helix-turn-helix domain-containing protein produces MVKNRQAIRELGFAAPAGIPRGVEVLSLAQFRSRVVSGPPQRPTFHHLLTIERGSLRHTVDFTGYTVASGGWLWVRPGQVQQWGELGDVGGTLILFEPDFLDSGTVTAARLRDAHAPVVYQPAEDDRQRLTDAIVHLTRAFEAPGSLPLDIRQIVLRHLLAVLLLRLAFVPGDSAPEPSDTFLRFRDAVEHAFVRTRRLEDYARLLGYSSRTLSRATRAAVGINAKDFIDQRAVLEAKRLLAHSDQTAAQVAARLGFSSATNFTKYFHQRTGTTPIAFRAALRG; encoded by the coding sequence ATGGTCAAAAACCGACAGGCTATCCGGGAACTCGGTTTCGCCGCGCCGGCTGGGATCCCCCGTGGCGTCGAGGTCCTGAGCTTGGCGCAGTTCCGGTCCCGGGTCGTGTCCGGTCCGCCGCAGCGGCCGACCTTCCATCACCTGCTGACGATCGAGCGCGGTTCGTTGCGGCACACGGTCGACTTCACCGGCTACACCGTGGCATCGGGAGGCTGGCTGTGGGTGCGGCCGGGGCAGGTGCAGCAGTGGGGCGAGCTCGGTGACGTCGGCGGCACGCTCATCCTGTTCGAACCCGATTTTCTCGACTCCGGCACGGTGACGGCGGCGCGGCTCCGGGACGCCCACGCCCCGGTCGTCTACCAGCCGGCCGAGGACGACCGGCAGCGGCTCACCGACGCGATCGTGCACCTCACTCGGGCGTTCGAGGCGCCGGGCAGTCTGCCGCTCGACATCCGTCAGATCGTCCTGCGGCACCTGCTCGCGGTACTGCTGCTGCGGCTGGCGTTCGTCCCGGGCGACAGCGCGCCGGAGCCGAGCGACACGTTCCTGCGCTTCCGCGACGCGGTCGAGCACGCGTTCGTGCGCACCCGGCGGCTGGAGGACTACGCGCGCCTGCTCGGTTACTCCAGCCGCACGCTGTCCCGCGCCACCCGGGCGGCAGTGGGAATCAACGCGAAGGACTTCATCGACCAGCGCGCGGTGCTGGAAGCCAAGCGTCTGCTCGCGCACAGCGATCAGACCGCCGCGCAGGTCGCGGCTCGGCTCGGCTTCAGCAGTGCCACGAACTTCACCAAGTACTTCCACCAGCGAACGGGGACCACGCCGATCGCCTTCCGTGCCGCGCTGCGCGGCTAG
- a CDS encoding universal stress protein, with amino-acid sequence MGHRHPDQHPQVEASYVADSRLPVDALVAQSGHADLLVLGTHGWGGLAGLVHGSVTQDAFARANCPIVVIREPHDRVV; translated from the coding sequence ATCGGGCATCGTCACCCGGATCAGCATCCCCAGGTCGAGGCGAGCTACGTGGCCGATTCACGTTTGCCGGTGGACGCTCTCGTCGCGCAGTCCGGCCACGCCGACCTGCTCGTGCTCGGTACCCACGGGTGGGGAGGGCTGGCCGGCCTGGTTCATGGCTCAGTCACTCAGGACGCGTTCGCACGCGCGAATTGCCCGATTGTGGTCATCCGCGAACCGCACGACAGAGTCGTCTGA
- a CDS encoding recombinase family protein, giving the protein MRFAFAGRVSTEDQQDPEASRLWQRSRSEALIAPVGGEIVAEFLDIGMSRSLPWSRRPRAAELLAAIRDPKRGFEAVVIGEPQCAFYGNQFGLTFPLFVHYGVELWVPEVGGAIDPGSDAHDLVMQIYGGMSKGERNRIKIRVRSTMAAQAATEGRYLAGRPPYGYRLGDAGPHPNPAKAADGKRLHVLEIDPVAAPVVIRIFAEYLDGRGFFAIAQGLARDGIPCPSAHDRKRNSHRTGVAWSKSAVRAILLNPRYTGREVWNKQRKDEVLIDVEDVALGHETKMRWNDKDTWIWSTKPTHPAIVTPEDFEGVQTLTAAGARRPNVRKTRTMQRHYLFSGRVRCGLCGRLMQGNFNNGRNHYRCRYPADYAAANHVEHPKTVYLREDVLAGPVDEWLSQAFAPAKLTETLTAMSEAEDTTDDAALAAAKEAIQSCGQRLQRYRAALEAGTDPVLIQQWTAEVQAERVRAEARIRELTGRTRMNSEDINALVSALGGIRRILIDSDPADRAQVYRSLNLDLTYHPSRRTVTAEARPEGHVLMGCVRGPSRTMGTPPLLLTRDLSLGPARSPRVRIQSARAHDRETTWGTALLETCVHQDAVQAALGVDPETGGLPRRLGLTLAEGITSGRSRVRAVLLRQRVERRSTPYQLRRRAIRARRDRRHAVRHVSRLGPAAQVWDGATVGVPELDRAMFRQFASLPEHPSDLAVVRPIEPAALDMAQRIRATGWTAPTNVAGS; this is encoded by the coding sequence GTGAGGTTCGCATTCGCCGGCCGAGTCTCGACCGAGGACCAGCAAGACCCGGAAGCGTCTCGACTCTGGCAGCGGTCGCGGTCAGAGGCGCTGATCGCTCCGGTCGGTGGCGAGATCGTGGCCGAGTTCCTCGACATCGGGATGTCCCGGTCGCTGCCATGGTCGCGCCGGCCCCGTGCCGCCGAGCTGCTGGCGGCGATCCGGGACCCGAAACGAGGCTTCGAGGCCGTCGTCATCGGCGAACCGCAGTGCGCGTTCTACGGCAACCAGTTCGGGCTGACGTTTCCGCTCTTCGTGCACTACGGCGTCGAGCTGTGGGTGCCCGAGGTCGGCGGAGCGATCGACCCAGGAAGCGACGCGCACGACCTCGTCATGCAGATCTACGGCGGCATGAGCAAAGGCGAGCGCAACCGGATCAAGATTCGCGTTCGTTCGACGATGGCTGCGCAGGCAGCGACCGAAGGCCGCTATCTCGCGGGTCGCCCGCCCTACGGCTACCGGCTCGGCGACGCCGGCCCGCACCCGAATCCCGCGAAGGCTGCCGACGGCAAGCGTCTACACGTGCTGGAGATCGACCCGGTCGCCGCGCCCGTCGTCATCCGCATATTCGCGGAGTACCTCGACGGCCGCGGGTTCTTCGCCATCGCCCAGGGACTCGCCCGAGACGGCATCCCGTGCCCCTCCGCCCACGACCGGAAGCGCAACAGCCACCGAACCGGAGTCGCGTGGAGCAAATCCGCCGTCCGCGCGATCCTGCTGAATCCTCGGTATACAGGCCGTGAGGTCTGGAACAAGCAGCGCAAAGACGAGGTCCTCATCGATGTCGAAGACGTCGCACTCGGCCACGAGACCAAGATGCGCTGGAATGACAAGGACACCTGGATTTGGTCGACCAAGCCGACGCATCCCGCGATCGTCACGCCCGAGGACTTCGAAGGCGTCCAAACGCTTACGGCCGCGGGAGCCCGCCGGCCCAACGTTCGCAAGACACGCACCATGCAGCGGCACTACCTGTTCTCCGGCCGAGTTCGGTGCGGGCTATGCGGCCGGCTGATGCAGGGCAACTTCAACAACGGCCGCAACCACTACCGGTGTCGCTACCCGGCCGACTACGCCGCCGCCAACCACGTTGAGCACCCGAAGACGGTCTACCTCCGGGAGGACGTCCTCGCCGGCCCGGTCGACGAGTGGCTCAGCCAGGCATTCGCACCGGCCAAGCTAACCGAGACGCTCACCGCGATGAGCGAAGCCGAGGACACTACCGACGACGCTGCGCTCGCCGCGGCGAAGGAAGCCATCCAGTCGTGCGGACAGCGCCTCCAGCGTTACCGCGCCGCTCTGGAAGCCGGCACCGACCCGGTACTCATCCAGCAGTGGACCGCCGAAGTCCAGGCCGAGCGTGTGCGAGCCGAGGCGCGGATCCGAGAGCTGACCGGCCGAACGAGGATGAACAGCGAGGACATAAACGCGCTGGTCAGTGCACTAGGCGGCATCCGCCGCATCCTGATCGACTCCGACCCGGCCGACCGGGCACAGGTCTACCGGAGCCTGAATCTGGATTTGACTTACCATCCCAGCCGGCGAACCGTCACGGCCGAAGCCAGGCCCGAAGGCCATGTGCTTATGGGTTGTGTCCGAGGTCCGAGCCGAACCATGGGCACACCGCCGCTGCTCCTGACCAGAGACCTCTCGCTCGGTCCCGCGCGGTCACCCCGGGTACGCATCCAGTCGGCCAGAGCCCACGACCGCGAGACCACGTGGGGAACTGCCCTGCTCGAAACGTGCGTGCACCAGGACGCCGTTCAGGCTGCGCTCGGCGTCGACCCGGAAACCGGCGGGCTACCTCGACGGTTGGGCCTGACCCTCGCGGAGGGCATCACGTCGGGCCGCTCACGCGTACGGGCTGTACTACTCCGGCAGCGAGTTGAGCGACGGTCTACTCCTTACCAGCTTCGACGTCGGGCTATTCGCGCGCGGCGAGATCGTCGGCACGCCGTTCGACACGTTTCCCGGCTTGGGCCGGCTGCTCAGGTCTGGGACGGCGCGACGGTAGGCGTTCCGGAGCTCGACCGGGCAATGTTCCGCCAGTTCGCGTCACTGCCGGAACACCCTTCAGACCTCGCGGTGGTGCGCCCGATCGAGCCGGCCGCCCTGGACATGGCCCAGCGGATCCGAGCTACGGGTTGGACCGCGCCCACGAACGTGGCCGGTTCCTGA